GCTCGACCTGCCGAAATGGGAGCGTTACCTGGCGTGGATCGGCGGCATGCTCCAGGGCGATTTCGGCACCTCCTATACCTATCGCGCGCCGGTGGCGCAGATGGTGACGGAACGGCTCTGGGTGTCGCTGCCGCTGGCGCTCTACGCGCTGACGCTCGCGACGCTGATCGCCTTCCCGGCGGGGATCTATGCCGCCGCACGGCGCGGGCGGGCGGGCGATATCGGCGTGATGGGGGCGACGCAGCTCGGCATCGCGGTGCCGAATTTCTGGTTCGCCATGCTGCTGGTGCTGCTCTTTGCGCTGAAACTGCGCTGGTTCAGCGCCGGCGGCTTTCCCGGCTGGGAGGCGCCGCTGGCCGCGCTCAAGGCGCTGACCCTGCCGGCGGTGGCACTGGCGCTGCCGCAGGCGGCGATCCTGGCGCGGGTCATGCGCTCCTCGCTGATCGATATCCTGCACGAGGATTTCATCCGCACCGCGCGGGCCAAGGGGCTGTCGCGCCGCCAGGCGCTCTGGCGCCACGGGGTGCGCAACGCGCTGATCCCGGTGCTGACGATCCTCGGTCTGCAATTCTCCTTCCTGCTCGCCGGC
The window above is part of the Salipiger abyssi genome. Proteins encoded here:
- a CDS encoding ABC transporter permease; the encoded protein is MLSYALKRLAILAVSLAVASLVIFLVVEVAPGDPASYMLGINARPDTVAALRTELGLDLPKWERYLAWIGGMLQGDFGTSYTYRAPVAQMVTERLWVSLPLALYALTLATLIAFPAGIYAAARRGRAGDIGVMGATQLGIAVPNFWFAMLLVLLFALKLRWFSAGGFPGWEAPLAALKALTLPAVALALPQAAILARVMRSSLIDILHEDFIRTARAKGLSRRQALWRHGVRNALIPVLTILGLQFSFLLAGAIIIEQVFFLPGLGRLIFQAITQRDLIVVESVVMLLVFAVISVNFLTDLAYAAADPRLRAAR